Proteins encoded within one genomic window of Pectobacterium araliae:
- the truB gene encoding tRNA pseudouridine(55) synthase TruB, which produces MSRPRRRGRDVHGVLLLDKPQGVSSNDVLQKVKRIFNANRAGHTGALDPLATGMLPICLGEATKFSQYLLDSDKRYRVIARLGQRTDTSDADGNVIEERAIGFSATDLEQALEGFRGTTQQVPSMYSALKYQGRKLYEYARQGLTVPREAREITVYELQFIRWEGDELELEIHCSKGTYIRTIIDDLGEKLGCGAHVIYLRRLQVATYPTERMVTLEQLAALAEQAQTQEHALSLTLDPLLMPMESPVIDFPEVNLPSVVAGYLKLGQAVQAANAPLNGMVRITEGDTHKFIGMGEIDDDGRVAPRRLVVEFPV; this is translated from the coding sequence ATGAGCCGTCCTCGTCGCCGTGGCCGTGATGTACACGGCGTATTGTTATTAGATAAACCGCAGGGCGTGTCGTCTAATGATGTGCTGCAGAAAGTAAAACGGATTTTCAACGCTAACCGAGCGGGCCATACGGGGGCGTTGGACCCATTAGCAACCGGTATGCTGCCGATTTGTCTTGGGGAAGCGACGAAATTTTCCCAGTATCTGCTGGATTCTGATAAACGCTACCGTGTTATTGCTCGCCTTGGGCAACGGACCGACACCTCTGATGCCGACGGCAACGTGATTGAAGAACGTGCGATTGGTTTTTCTGCTACCGATCTGGAGCAGGCGCTGGAGGGCTTTCGTGGCACCACGCAGCAAGTTCCATCCATGTACTCGGCGCTGAAGTATCAGGGACGTAAGCTATATGAGTATGCGCGTCAGGGGCTGACGGTTCCGCGTGAAGCGCGTGAAATCACCGTTTACGAACTTCAGTTTATTCGCTGGGAAGGTGATGAACTGGAGCTGGAGATTCATTGCTCGAAAGGCACGTACATCCGTACCATTATTGACGATCTGGGTGAAAAGCTAGGCTGTGGCGCACATGTGATTTACCTGCGTCGTTTACAGGTTGCCACGTACCCTACCGAAAGAATGGTGACGCTGGAGCAGCTAGCGGCTTTGGCCGAGCAGGCTCAGACGCAAGAACACGCACTTTCTCTGACTCTCGATCCGCTACTTATGCCGATGGAAAGCCCGGTCATTGATTTCCCTGAAGTGAATTTGCCGTCCGTTGTTGCAGGTTATTTGAAGCTGGGACAAGCGGTTCAGGCAGCGAATGCACCGTTGAACGGTATGGTGAGAATCACCGAGGGCGACACGCACAAATTTATCGGAATGGGTGAAATTGACGACGATGGTCGCGTTGCGCCACGGCGTTTGGTTGTTGAGTTTCCAGTGTAA
- the rpsO gene encoding 30S ribosomal protein S15, with protein MSLSVEAKAKIVADFGRGTNDSGSTEVQVALLTAQINHLQGHFSEHKKDHHSRRGLLRMVSQRRKLLDYLKRKDVARYTSLIERLGLRR; from the coding sequence ATGTCTCTAAGTGTTGAAGCTAAAGCTAAAATCGTAGCAGACTTCGGTCGTGGCACTAACGATAGTGGTTCTACTGAAGTTCAGGTTGCTTTGCTGACTGCGCAGATCAACCATCTGCAAGGCCACTTTTCTGAGCACAAAAAAGATCACCACAGCCGTCGTGGTCTGCTGCGTATGGTTTCTCAGCGTCGTAAGCTGCTGGACTACCTGAAGCGTAAAGATGTAGCACGTTACACCAGTCTGATCGAGCGTCTGGGTCTGCGTCGCTAA
- the pnp gene encoding polyribonucleotide nucleotidyltransferase produces MLNPIVRKFQYGQHTVTLETGMMARQATAAVMVSMDDTAVFVTVVGAKNAKPGQSFFPLTVNYQERTYAAGRFPGGFFRREGRPSEGETLISRLIDRPIRPLFPEGFLNEVQVIATVVSVNPQVNPDIVAMIGASAALSLSGIPFSGPIGAARVGYLNDQYVLNPTTDELKESRLDLVVAGTQGAVLMVESEAEVLSEDQMLGAVVFGHDQQQIVIENINSLVAEAGKPKWEWHAPEVNVSLEQRVQALSEARLGDAYRITEKQERYAQVNVIKADVVAALQAEDETLNAGEIQEILGNIEKNVVRSRVLAGEPRIDGREKDMIRGLDVRTGVLPRTHGSALFTRGETQALVTATLGTERDAQTIDELTGERTDRFLLHYNFPPYSVGETGMVGSPKRREIGHGRLAKRGVLAVMPKANEFPYTVRVVSEITESNGSSSMASVCGASLALMDAGVPIKSAVAGIAMGLVKEGDNFVVLSDILGDEDHLGDMDFKVAGSREGITALQMDIKIEGITREIMQVALNQAKGARLHILGVMEQAISTPRGDISEFAPRIHTIKISTDKIKDVIGKGGSVIRALTEETGTTIEIEDDGTVKIASTDGEKAKHAIRRIEEITAEIEVGRVYQGKVTRIVDFGAFVAIGGGKEGLVHISQIADKRVEKVTDYLQMGQEVPVKVLEVDRQGRVRLSIKEANAPTQEAAAPSSEE; encoded by the coding sequence TTGCTGAATCCGATCGTTCGTAAGTTTCAATATGGTCAGCATACCGTCACGTTAGAGACCGGTATGATGGCACGCCAGGCTACCGCCGCAGTAATGGTAAGCATGGATGACACCGCGGTATTTGTTACCGTTGTCGGCGCTAAAAACGCTAAACCCGGCCAAAGTTTCTTCCCGTTGACGGTTAACTACCAAGAGCGTACCTACGCTGCTGGACGTTTCCCTGGTGGTTTCTTCCGCCGTGAAGGTCGCCCAAGTGAAGGCGAAACGCTAATTTCTCGTCTGATTGACCGTCCGATTCGCCCTCTGTTCCCAGAAGGCTTCCTGAATGAAGTTCAGGTGATTGCGACTGTCGTTTCCGTTAACCCACAGGTTAACCCTGACATCGTTGCCATGATTGGTGCCTCTGCGGCACTGAGCCTGTCCGGTATCCCGTTCAGCGGCCCTATCGGTGCGGCGCGCGTCGGCTACCTGAACGACCAGTATGTCCTGAATCCAACCACAGATGAGCTGAAAGAAAGCCGTTTAGATCTGGTTGTTGCAGGTACGCAAGGCGCGGTTCTGATGGTGGAATCTGAAGCTGAAGTACTCAGTGAAGATCAGATGCTGGGTGCGGTAGTGTTTGGTCATGACCAACAGCAGATCGTGATCGAAAACATTAATTCTCTGGTTGCTGAAGCTGGCAAACCGAAGTGGGAATGGCATGCGCCAGAAGTTAATGTTTCTTTAGAGCAGCGCGTACAGGCTCTGTCTGAAGCACGTTTAGGTGACGCTTACCGCATTACCGAAAAACAAGAGCGCTATGCACAAGTTAATGTCATCAAAGCTGATGTTGTTGCTGCGCTGCAAGCGGAAGATGAAACGCTGAATGCGGGTGAGATCCAGGAAATCCTGGGCAACATTGAAAAAAATGTTGTGCGTAGCCGCGTACTGGCTGGCGAACCGCGTATCGATGGCCGTGAAAAAGACATGATTCGTGGTCTGGATGTACGTACTGGCGTACTGCCGCGTACCCACGGTTCCGCGCTGTTCACCCGTGGTGAAACGCAGGCTCTAGTCACTGCAACATTGGGTACTGAGCGTGACGCGCAGACTATCGATGAACTGACTGGTGAACGTACCGATCGCTTCCTGCTGCACTATAACTTCCCTCCGTACTCTGTCGGTGAAACCGGTATGGTTGGCTCGCCTAAGCGTCGTGAAATTGGTCACGGACGTTTGGCCAAGCGCGGCGTACTGGCAGTTATGCCGAAGGCGAACGAGTTCCCGTACACCGTACGTGTGGTATCTGAAATCACAGAATCTAACGGTTCTTCTTCCATGGCGTCTGTCTGCGGTGCTTCTCTGGCATTGATGGATGCTGGTGTACCGATCAAATCAGCTGTTGCGGGTATCGCGATGGGTCTGGTGAAGGAAGGCGACAACTTTGTTGTTCTGTCCGACATCCTAGGTGACGAAGACCACCTGGGTGATATGGACTTCAAAGTTGCTGGTAGCCGTGAAGGTATCACCGCGCTGCAAATGGATATCAAGATCGAAGGGATTACCCGTGAGATCATGCAGGTTGCTTTGAATCAAGCCAAAGGTGCGCGTTTGCACATTCTGGGTGTGATGGAGCAGGCAATCAGCACGCCGCGTGGCGATATCTCCGAATTCGCACCGCGTATTCATACCATCAAAATCAGCACCGATAAGATCAAAGATGTGATCGGTAAAGGTGGTTCAGTGATCCGTGCTCTGACCGAAGAAACAGGCACGACGATCGAAATCGAAGACGATGGTACAGTGAAGATCGCTTCAACTGACGGCGAAAAAGCAAAACATGCGATTCGTCGTATTGAAGAAATCACTGCCGAGATCGAAGTTGGCCGCGTGTATCAGGGTAAAGTTACCCGTATCGTTGATTTTGGTGCTTTCGTCGCTATTGGCGGCGGTAAAGAAGGCCTGGTGCATATTTCTCAGATCGCCGACAAGCGTGTAGAGAAAGTGACTGACTACCTGCAAATGGGGCAGGAAGTGCCAGTCAAGGTTCTGGAAGTTGATCGTCAGGGCCGCGTGCGCTTGAGCATCAAAGAAGCCAATGCGCCAACTCAGGAAGCGGCAGCCCCGTCTTCTGAGGAATAA
- the nlpI gene encoding lipoprotein NlpI — translation MKPFLRWCYVATALMLAGCSNTDWRKDAVLAIPLQPTLQQEVILARMEQILASRALTDDERAQLLYERGVLYDSLGLRALARNDFSQALTIRPDIPEVFNYLGIYLTQAGNFDAAYEAFDSVLELDPTYNYARLNRGIALYYGGRYLLAQDDLLAFYRDDPNDPFRSLWLYLVEREINPETAKIALKKRYDDAKKGPWGWNIVEFYLGSISEKTLMQRLQEEATDNTSLAEHLSETDFYLGKHYLSLGDKNTALALFKLTVANNVHNFVEHRYALLELALLGQEQDDLSGSDQQ, via the coding sequence ATGAAGCCTTTCTTGCGCTGGTGTTATGTTGCAACAGCACTCATGCTGGCAGGATGCAGCAACACGGATTGGCGTAAAGACGCAGTATTGGCGATTCCGTTACAGCCGACTTTGCAGCAGGAAGTGATTCTGGCACGCATGGAACAAATCCTTGCAAGCCGGGCATTAACCGATGATGAGCGAGCACAGCTATTATATGAGCGCGGAGTGCTGTATGATAGCCTCGGGTTACGGGCATTGGCGCGGAATGATTTTTCACAAGCGCTGACGATCCGCCCTGATATTCCAGAAGTTTTTAACTATTTGGGTATCTATTTAACGCAGGCAGGCAATTTTGATGCTGCCTATGAAGCGTTTGATTCTGTACTAGAGCTTGATCCAACTTACAATTACGCGCGTTTAAACCGTGGCATCGCTTTGTATTATGGCGGTCGCTATCTGTTAGCGCAGGATGATCTGCTGGCGTTTTATCGAGACGATCCGAATGATCCTTTCCGTTCGTTATGGCTGTATCTTGTGGAGCGAGAAATCAATCCAGAGACGGCCAAAATTGCGTTGAAGAAACGCTATGACGACGCCAAGAAAGGGCCTTGGGGATGGAATATTGTCGAATTCTACCTGGGCAGTATTAGTGAAAAAACACTGATGCAGCGTTTACAGGAAGAAGCTACGGATAACACTTCGCTCGCTGAGCATCTCAGTGAAACTGACTTCTATTTAGGTAAGCACTACCTAAGTCTGGGGGACAAGAACACCGCTTTGGCGCTGTTCAAGCTGACGGTTGCTAACAACGTCCATAACTTTGTTGAGCACCGCTATGCATTGTTGGAATTGGCGCTATTAGGCCAAGAGCAAGACGACCTATCAGGATCGGACCAGCAATAG
- the yrbN gene encoding protein YrbN, producing MTENFHDELCRLAAMFNEARVHD from the coding sequence ATGACTGAAAATTTTCACGACGAGTTATGTAGACTGGCCGCCATGTTTAATGAGGCACGTGTACATGACTGA
- a CDS encoding DEAD/DEAH family ATP-dependent RNA helicase, translating to MTDLFTSFSDLGLSAPIINALTDLGYEKPSPIQAECIPHLLNGRDVLGMAQTGSGKTAAFALPLLNNLKPELKAPQMLVLAPTRELAVQVAEACNDFAKHMHGVNVVALYGGQRYDVQLRALRGGAQIVVGTPGRLLDHLKRGTLDLSNLSGLVLDEADEMLRMGFIEDVENIMAQIPAEHQTALFSATMPEAIRRITRRFMKDPQEVRIQSSVTTRPDISQSYWTVQGMRKNEALVRFLEAEDFDAAIIFVRTKNATLEVAEALERSGYNSAALNGDMNQALREQTLERLKDGRLDILIATDVAARGLDVERISLVVNYDIPMDSESYVHRIGRTGRAGRAGRALLFVENRERRLLRNVERTMKLTIPEVELPNAELLGQRRLAKFAAKVQQQLESSDLDMYRALLTKLQPQEELDIETLAAALLKMAQGERPLILPPDPAFRPRREFRDRDESRGDSRGDRRRDPRDSREPREGDRPQRRERRDAGEMELYRIEVGRDDGVEVRHIVGAIANEGDISSRYIGNIKLFGSHSTIELPKGMPGDLLSHFTRTRILNKPMNMQLLGDAVAQPERRGGGRPGGERRDGAAPRRSFGGGERREGNANGGERRERSFNRDAAAPRAPRRRPADA from the coding sequence ATGACTGATTTATTTACTTCTTTTTCCGATTTGGGGCTGTCTGCTCCTATTATTAATGCCCTGACCGATCTGGGCTATGAAAAACCATCGCCGATTCAGGCTGAATGTATTCCTCACTTGCTGAACGGTCGTGATGTGCTGGGTATGGCACAGACCGGTAGCGGTAAAACTGCGGCTTTTGCTCTGCCATTACTCAATAATTTAAAACCTGAGTTAAAAGCACCGCAGATGCTGGTGCTGGCTCCAACCCGCGAGTTAGCTGTTCAGGTTGCTGAAGCCTGTAATGATTTTGCCAAGCATATGCACGGCGTTAATGTTGTTGCCCTGTACGGCGGCCAGCGTTATGACGTTCAACTGCGCGCTTTGCGTGGGGGAGCACAGATCGTTGTGGGTACTCCTGGTCGTCTGCTGGACCACCTTAAACGCGGTACGCTGGATCTGTCCAACCTGAGTGGTTTGGTGCTGGATGAAGCGGATGAAATGCTGCGTATGGGCTTCATCGAAGATGTTGAAAACATCATGGCTCAGATCCCTGCTGAACATCAGACTGCGCTGTTCTCTGCAACCATGCCGGAAGCGATTCGCCGCATTACGCGTCGTTTCATGAAAGATCCGCAGGAAGTTCGCATTCAATCAAGCGTGACTACGCGTCCAGACATCAGCCAGAGCTACTGGACGGTGCAGGGTATGCGTAAAAATGAAGCGTTGGTGCGTTTCCTGGAAGCGGAAGATTTTGATGCGGCGATTATTTTCGTTCGTACCAAGAATGCGACGCTGGAAGTGGCCGAAGCCTTGGAGCGTAGCGGTTACAACAGCGCCGCGCTGAATGGTGACATGAATCAGGCGTTGCGTGAGCAAACGTTGGAGCGTCTGAAAGATGGCCGTCTTGATATCCTGATCGCAACCGACGTTGCGGCGCGTGGTCTGGACGTTGAGCGTATCAGCCTGGTAGTGAACTACGATATCCCGATGGATTCCGAGTCTTACGTTCACCGTATTGGCCGTACCGGTCGTGCAGGTCGTGCGGGCCGTGCTCTGCTGTTCGTCGAAAACCGTGAACGTCGCCTGCTGCGCAACGTTGAGCGCACAATGAAGCTGACAATTCCAGAAGTGGAATTGCCAAATGCAGAATTGCTGGGTCAACGCCGTCTGGCTAAATTTGCAGCTAAAGTACAGCAACAGCTGGAAAGCAGCGATCTGGACATGTACCGCGCACTGTTGACGAAACTGCAACCGCAGGAAGAGTTGGACATCGAAACACTGGCTGCCGCGTTGCTGAAAATGGCACAGGGCGAACGTCCTCTGATTCTGCCGCCAGATCCGGCATTTCGCCCTCGTCGTGAATTCCGCGATCGTGATGAGTCTCGTGGTGATTCACGTGGCGATCGTCGCCGCGATCCGCGTGATTCCCGTGAACCGCGTGAAGGTGATCGTCCGCAGCGTCGTGAGCGTCGCGATGCGGGTGAGATGGAGCTGTATCGTATCGAAGTGGGTCGTGATGACGGTGTTGAAGTTCGCCATATTGTTGGTGCTATCGCCAACGAAGGGGATATCAGCAGCCGTTACATCGGTAACATTAAGCTGTTCGGGTCACACTCAACGATCGAACTGCCGAAAGGTATGCCGGGCGATCTGTTATCACATTTCACCCGCACGCGTATTCTGAACAAACCAATGAATATGCAATTGCTGGGTGATGCAGTCGCTCAGCCAGAACGTCGTGGCGGCGGCCGGCCTGGTGGCGAACGTCGTGATGGCGCAGCGCCACGTCGTTCTTTCGGCGGTGGTGAACGCCGTGAAGGTAACGCTAACGGCGGTGAGCGTCGCGAACGTTCTTTCAATCGTGATGCCGCTGCACCGCGTGCTCCACGTCGTCGCCCTGCTGACGCGTAA
- the cptA gene encoding phosphoethanolamine transferase CptA, with translation MAELFKEKSFSWYSLVLLLLFLWFFSCALQLWIVLSGHSGTTGLRDSLIYSFFWLIPLLSFPRYTHKITAILGGVLWIPSAIAICYYSIYKQEFSQSVLFVMFESNTTEATEYLSQYFSFKIIFVLFVYTSIVFFLWRKLRPVYVTTTVKIVTSLLIFSVLFAVPAYKKLVNQKISLENTAGYIAGRMATTSPWQFLSSYIEYRQQLSSMTDMLQQNAALPPLENLKDINGEMPRTLVLVIGESTTSSRMSLYGYSRPTTPRLDALHKSDPNLIIFNDVVTSRPYTIEILQQSLTFADEQKPDLYLSKPSMMNMMKQAGYKTFWITNQQTMTKRNTMLTVFSQQTDKQFYLNNQRTQSVRQYDEVILPPFEEVLADPASKKFIVVHLLGTHMNYKYRYPDDFDKFNGRDGTPAGLTEQEVEIYNHYDNAELYNDYIVDSLIKIFEKSKPNGFLVYFSDHGEDVYETPPHNVLGRNEAAPTRAMYTIPFIVWMSPEWRENHTINYAQYVNRKYTNAHLIHTWSDLAGLSYNFFEPTKSLVNPDFIETERWIGNPYDKKGLRTFDNLPMSVDGK, from the coding sequence ATGGCTGAGTTATTTAAAGAAAAATCCTTTAGCTGGTACTCTCTCGTTTTATTGTTATTATTTTTATGGTTTTTTTCCTGTGCACTGCAATTGTGGATTGTATTAAGTGGGCACAGTGGCACAACAGGGTTACGTGACTCCTTGATTTACAGTTTTTTTTGGTTGATTCCCTTACTTTCATTCCCTCGCTACACACATAAAATTACTGCGATTTTAGGGGGCGTATTGTGGATACCTTCAGCAATTGCGATTTGTTATTACTCAATCTATAAACAGGAGTTTTCACAAAGTGTTTTGTTCGTTATGTTTGAATCAAATACGACAGAAGCAACAGAGTATTTGAGTCAATATTTCAGCTTTAAAATTATTTTCGTCCTATTTGTCTATACCTCGATTGTTTTTTTTCTATGGAGAAAATTACGCCCTGTTTATGTCACGACAACGGTTAAAATAGTAACATCATTACTGATTTTTTCTGTATTGTTTGCTGTTCCTGCATATAAAAAATTAGTGAATCAGAAAATCTCTCTTGAGAATACGGCAGGTTATATCGCGGGTCGAATGGCGACCACCTCTCCTTGGCAATTCCTATCCAGTTATATTGAGTATCGGCAACAATTATCAAGTATGACGGATATGCTACAGCAGAATGCGGCACTTCCCCCTTTGGAGAATCTGAAAGATATTAATGGTGAGATGCCGCGTACCTTGGTTTTGGTTATTGGTGAGTCAACCACAAGTAGTCGTATGAGTCTTTACGGTTACTCTCGCCCAACAACACCTCGTTTAGATGCATTGCATAAATCTGACCCGAACTTAATTATATTCAACGATGTTGTAACATCTCGCCCTTATACTATTGAAATTTTGCAACAATCCTTGACGTTTGCCGATGAGCAGAAACCTGATTTATATCTGAGCAAGCCATCAATGATGAATATGATGAAACAAGCAGGATATAAAACGTTTTGGATTACCAATCAGCAGACAATGACGAAACGTAATACCATGCTTACGGTATTTTCGCAGCAAACAGACAAGCAGTTTTACTTGAATAATCAACGTACACAAAGCGTAAGACAATATGATGAGGTCATATTACCTCCGTTTGAGGAAGTGCTTGCGGATCCTGCTTCGAAGAAATTTATTGTAGTTCATTTGTTGGGAACACATATGAATTACAAATATCGTTATCCAGATGATTTTGACAAATTTAATGGTCGTGATGGCACGCCAGCAGGCTTGACTGAGCAGGAAGTAGAAATTTATAACCATTATGATAACGCTGAATTATATAATGATTATATTGTCGATAGTCTGATAAAAATATTTGAGAAAAGTAAACCTAATGGTTTTCTGGTTTATTTTTCGGATCATGGTGAAGACGTGTATGAAACGCCCCCTCATAATGTATTAGGGCGTAATGAAGCGGCGCCAACACGTGCAATGTACACGATTCCATTTATTGTCTGGATGTCACCTGAGTGGCGTGAAAATCATACGATTAACTATGCTCAATATGTCAATCGGAAATATACCAATGCGCACCTCATCCACACATGGTCTGATCTAGCAGGACTAAGCTATAACTTTTTTGAGCCAACAAAAAGCTTGGTAAACCCAGATTTTATAGAAACAGAACGCTGGATCGGCAACCCTTATGATAAGAAAGGGCTGCGAACGTTTGATAATCTGCCTATGAGCGTAGACGGAAAATAG
- a CDS encoding luciferase-like monooxygenase, translating to MSTPSQSAVFSVLDLAPIPQGATARDAFHRSLELAQHTEKWGYHRYWLAEHHSMTGIASAATSVLLGYLASGTQRIRLGSGGVMLPNHSPLVIAEQFGTLESLYPGRIDLGLGRAPGTDQRTMMALRRHLNADIEDFPRDVQELQRYFADAQPGLAVQAVPGQGLHVPIWLLGSSLYSAQLAARLGLPFAFAAHFAPDMLLEAFRLYRENFVPSATHAKPYAMVCVNVVAADSDRDARFLFTSMQQQFINLRRGTPGPLPAPVENINTVGSPVEQFGAEQALRLSIVGDSATVRHGLQSLLRETQADEVMINGQIFDHQARLRSFEIAMEVRQTL from the coding sequence ATGTCCACACCTTCGCAATCTGCTGTGTTTTCCGTCCTCGACCTTGCACCGATTCCGCAAGGCGCGACGGCACGTGACGCCTTCCATCGCTCGCTGGAGCTGGCGCAACATACAGAAAAATGGGGCTATCACCGTTATTGGCTGGCGGAACACCACAGCATGACCGGTATCGCCAGCGCGGCGACATCGGTACTGCTCGGCTATCTTGCCTCAGGTACACAACGTATCCGTCTTGGTTCCGGCGGTGTAATGCTGCCTAACCACTCACCGCTCGTCATCGCCGAACAGTTCGGGACGCTGGAATCACTTTATCCAGGCCGTATCGATTTGGGACTAGGTCGCGCACCCGGCACCGATCAACGCACCATGATGGCACTGCGCCGTCACCTTAATGCCGATATCGAAGATTTCCCACGAGATGTGCAGGAACTTCAGCGCTACTTCGCCGATGCGCAACCGGGCCTGGCTGTTCAGGCCGTCCCCGGACAAGGTCTACACGTTCCGATCTGGCTATTGGGATCAAGTCTGTACAGCGCACAGTTAGCGGCGAGACTGGGTTTACCCTTCGCCTTTGCCGCCCATTTCGCACCCGATATGTTGCTGGAAGCCTTCCGCCTCTACCGTGAGAACTTTGTCCCTTCCGCTACCCACGCCAAGCCCTACGCGATGGTTTGCGTCAATGTGGTTGCAGCCGATAGCGATCGGGATGCGCGCTTCCTCTTCACCTCAATGCAGCAACAGTTTATCAACCTGCGCCGTGGCACACCGGGCCCTCTGCCCGCTCCGGTAGAAAACATCAACACGGTTGGATCTCCCGTTGAACAGTTTGGTGCGGAGCAGGCACTGCGGCTATCGATTGTTGGCGATAGCGCAACGGTACGTCATGGATTACAGAGTCTTTTGCGTGAAACACAGGCGGATGAAGTGATGATTAATGGTCAAATCTTTGACCATCAGGCACGGCTGCGATCGTTTGAAATCGCGATGGAGGTACGACAGACGCTGTAA
- a CDS encoding U32 family peptidase, which yields MKYALGNILYYWPKEDVEAFYQAAANSSADIVYLGETVCSKRRLMKVADWFNVAREVANSGKQVVISTLALLQAPSELTELKRYVENGEFLLEANDLGAVNIAAERNLPFVAGHALNCYNAYTLRVLHKQGMVRWCMPVELSRDWLQSLLNQCEELGFRHQFEVEVLSYGHLPLAYSARCFTARSEDRPKDECETCCLSYPQGRKMLSQENQQVFVLNGIQTQSGYCYNLGNELTSMQDLVDIVRLSPNDISTLAILDQFRANEQGNAPLRLENQADCNGYWRRVAGLELVQ from the coding sequence ATGAAATACGCATTAGGGAATATCCTCTACTATTGGCCGAAAGAAGATGTTGAGGCGTTTTATCAGGCTGCGGCGAACAGCAGCGCCGATATCGTTTATCTCGGTGAAACGGTGTGCAGCAAACGCCGTTTGATGAAGGTAGCAGACTGGTTCAACGTTGCCCGCGAGGTCGCCAACAGCGGTAAGCAGGTGGTGATCTCTACACTCGCGTTGTTACAAGCGCCGTCTGAACTCACGGAGCTAAAACGCTATGTGGAGAACGGCGAGTTCTTACTGGAAGCCAACGATCTGGGCGCGGTTAATATCGCCGCCGAACGTAACCTGCCGTTTGTCGCCGGACACGCGCTCAACTGCTACAACGCGTACACACTGCGGGTTCTGCACAAACAAGGCATGGTGCGCTGGTGTATGCCAGTCGAGCTTTCCCGTGACTGGCTGCAAAGCTTGCTGAACCAATGCGAAGAGCTTGGCTTTCGCCATCAATTCGAAGTGGAAGTGCTCAGCTACGGCCATCTACCGTTAGCCTATTCCGCCCGCTGTTTTACCGCCCGTTCAGAAGATCGGCCGAAGGATGAATGTGAAACCTGCTGCCTCAGCTATCCGCAAGGCAGGAAAATGCTGTCGCAGGAAAACCAGCAGGTGTTTGTCCTCAACGGCATCCAGACACAAAGTGGCTATTGCTACAATCTCGGCAACGAGCTGACATCAATGCAGGATCTGGTCGATATCGTCCGGCTATCCCCGAACGATATCAGCACGCTGGCGATACTGGATCAATTCCGCGCCAACGAACAAGGCAATGCGCCATTAAGGCTGGAAAATCAGGCAGATTGCAACGGCTACTGGCGCCGCGTCGCCGGTCTTGAACTCGTTCAATAA